From Malaciobacter mytili LMG 24559:
TAGTAGAGCACAAATAGATATGGATAAATATAGAGAGTATATGAGAAAAGTTTGTCATAATACTACTAATTTAGAAGTATATCAAGATGAAGTAAAATCTCTAATTTTAGATGAGCAAGGGAATGTTTGTGGAGTTAAAACTAAACTAACAGAAGAGTTTAAAGCAAAAAAAGTAATTCTTACAACAGGTACTTTTATGAGAGGTCTTATTCATATTGGTGAAAATAAATATGAAGCTGGAAGAGCATGGGAATTACCCTCAACTACTCTATCAATTCAATTAAAAGAACTAGGATTAAATGTAGGAAGATTAAAAACAGGGACTCCTTCAAGAATTGATGCAAACTCTATTGATTTTTCAGTAATGGAAGCGCATGGAGGAGATGAAAAGCCTACTCCTTTTTCATTTAGAACAAATAAAAAAGAGTTTAATCCAAAACAGTTTCCATGTTATATAACATATACAAATACGGGAACTCATCATACAATTACATCAAACTTTGATAGAGCCCCACTTTTTACAGGACAAATTCAAGGTTTAGGACCAAGATACTGTCCAAGTATTGAAGATAAAGTAAATAGATTTAGCGAAAGAGATAGACACCAACTATTTTTAGAACCACAAACTGCAATGTGTACAGAGTATTATATAAATGGACTTAGTACTTCTTTACCTATTGATGTACAAAAAGAGATGATTCACTCAATCAAAGGTTTAGAAAATGCAAAAATTATTAGATATGGATATGCTATTGAGTATGATTATGTTGATCCAACAGAATTAAAACATACTTTAGAGACTAAAAAAATCAATAACTTATATCTAGCTGGACAAATCAATGCAACAACAGGATATGAAGAAGCGGCTTCGCAAGGATTAATCGCAGGAATTAATGCTGCATTGGCAATTGATAATAAAGAACCATTTGTATTAAGAAGAGATGAAGCTTATATTGGAGTTTTAATTGATGATTTAGTTACTAAAGGAACTAATGAACCATATAGAATGTTTACAAGTAGAGCTGAATATAGACTTCTTTTAAGAGAAGAAAGTGCTGATTTAAGACTAAGTAAATATGGTCATGAGTTAGGATTAATTGATGATGAAACAATGGCTAATGTTGAATATAAAAGAAAAGTTATTAATGATGCAGTTGAGTTTATGGCAAAGGAATGGTTTACTTCTAAAAAAGAGAATTTAGAGCTTCTTGATAGATTAGGTGAAGAGAGAATTAAAGATAGAGCTTTACTAATTGACTTAGTTGGAAGAAGCACTATTGATGCAACTAAATTTGATGAACTAGTTCCTTCTTTAAAAGATGTAGATGAATATCTAAAAGAACAAATTATTATTGAAGCTAAATATTATAGATATATTTCTAAACAACAAAAACAAATTGAAAAAATGCAAAAAATGTTAAAAATGAAAATTCCTGAAGATTTTGATTATTCAAAAATCTCTGGATTATCAAATGAAGTAATTGAAAAGCTTCAAAAATTTAAACCACCAACGCTATTTAATGCAAGTGAAATTTCAGGAGTAACACCAGCTGCAATTGATATTTTACATATGTATATAAATGTGAAATCTCAAAAACAATAAAAAATGAGAATGGACATTAAAAATTGATAATGTGTACATTAAAATTTGAGAATGGAGTTTTAAAATAAAATGGTACGAGGTAAAAGTATCATTCCAGATTTTATGGCTGAAAACCCATATGATACATTTAGACTACTTTTACCTCTTAAACTTAACTTGGATGAGGATAAGTATGGAAATAGCCATTTTAAAGTCATTATTAAAAATATGACTCAAAATGAGCTATTTACATATGATTTATCTCCAGAATTATTATTTACTCATTTCCCTTTAGAAAAATCTTTTAGTAATGGTCAACAAAATAACTACTATCAAAATAAAACAATCTTTGAAAAAGATTTTATAATCGATACTACAAATATCTCTAAAAATAATTAGTATAAACTTCATGAACTTCTTGATGAAAAAAGTATTGTTTCTATTAGTGGTTGGAAAAGAAAATTCTTAAATGAATCAAAATACATTAACTGTTATCTTATAGAACAAAATGGGAATAAAATCATTATTCCTGATTTTGCAATTGCTATATATTACTACTTTAGATTTTCGGAAATGAGAGAAGCTGCCTTAGACTGTAATCTTGAAGACCTATATGTAATGTGTACTCCCGATAGAAATGATGCAAAAATTGTCTTATCAATACCTAGAAATGATGAAGACGCAGCTTTTATACATAGATATGCTTGTAATGAAATTGCACAGAAAAAGTTTGATAATATAGGTAAATACATAAACAACTATTTAAGCTATATAAGAAATCTTGATATTGATAAAGAGATTGAAAATATCCCAATAAAAGCAAATTTCCCTATAAAAGAAAAGTTCAAAATAGAAACTAGATGTAGTATTCTAACTAATGAAGAAAGTAAGGAAAAATACTATTTTATACATGAAATACTAAATGACTATTCTGATATTAGTTTTGATAAATTTACTAAAATTATTGAACAAAATAAAACAATAACTACAATAGATGAATTTGAAAATCTTCCTAAAGTAGATAAAGAAATACCTGGAAATATTACGGAAATACTTAAAGGTAAACCTGCAAATAAAAAGTATACTCAAACTCATCATAGAAAAGATAAAAAGAAAAGTTGTGGTAGTTTAAATAGAATTGAAATTGAGTATGAAACTATTACAAAAGATACTTTAATCGATATACTAAAAATATATCAAGAACAACAAAATAATGAATCTATAGACCAGAGCTTAACAGAATCATCTAATAAAGGTGAAAAGAATATAAGTAAGATTATCATATCAAGCGAGTTTGAAAAAGAGAATGAAGAAAGAAACCTCTTATAAAAAAATTTAATATTTCAGAAGTTCAGTATTTACCAGAAGTTAAAATAAAAGATACAGAAGATATAAATAAACGATGTAAAATAAGAAAGAGACAAAAACAATATCTTATTGCAACATTTCAATATGAAGAAATATATGTAGGACTATTAGAACTTGAAAACAATCCTTCATCAGAAGCTGCTACTTGGGTAATAATTTCAAGAGAAAATTATATTTCCGAGCATATATTTAATAGCTTTATTTCATTTTATTTAAAAGACAATTTATCAATCAAAGATTTAAAGGCTATATATAATAAATCTCCCATAAAATTCATTACAAAAAATCACGAAAGGGATGAGAACTTAACAATAGAACAACTTAGCAAATGGCTAGCTGCATTAATAGGAAAACTATCAATCAATTGAAAGCCAAGCTAAAAATATTCACTTAAATCAATTTCTATTCCAATGGGACAATGGTCTGAACCTAAGACATCTTTTAAAATAAAGGCATCTTTTAGTTTCGATTTTAAGTCTTCTGAAATCAATATATAATCTATTCTCCAACCTTCATTTTTTTCTCTAGCTTTTGAACGATAAGGGAAAAGAGAATATGCATCCTCTACATCACCATTAATATATCTAAAAGTATCAATAAAACCATTCTCAAGAAATTGACTAAAATACTCTCTTTCAATATCTGAAAATCCAGACTTGCTATATATTTTTGTTTTCTTTAAATCTATATCTTTATGGGCAGTATTAAAATCTCCACAAATAATTATAAGTTTTCCTTCTTCTTTTAAGTTTAAGCAATAATATAAAAAGTTTTCATAAAAACTAAGTTTGATTTTTAATCTTTCCTCATTTAATTTACCATTTGGGAAATAGACATTAAACAATACTACCTTTCCAAAATGTTGTTCAATTATTCTTCCTTCATAATTTGAATCTATTTGAAAACAAAAATCCTTTTTATCACAAATAAAATCGGCATAAATTGTTGTGCCTGAAAAGCCTTTATTTACACTAATATTTGAAATTATATTTTTAAATTTTTTTTGAAATAGACAAGAATGCTCAAAGTCCGGTATAGATAATTTTGTTTCTTGGAGACATAAAATATTTGGTCTATATAAATCTACCCAATTTAAGGCTTTCTTCTTTTCTATAGCTCTTAGTCCATTTACATTCCAAGATAAAATTTTCACAGATTCACATACCTTTATTAAGTTATATTTTTTTCAAAGTAAGAGTTAAAATCAATAATATCAATAAATACTAATTTTTAGCTTATACTTTTATCTAACTAGCAGCTTTCTTTTGATATATTTATACATCAAAAGGTAGTATAGATGAATAAGAAATATCAGGGAAGCATTTTTTTTAATGATTTTTTATTAAATTTAATAGACAATTATAAAAAAGACCCTACTCCACAAATAGTAAATTTTAGAAAATTAGTTACACAAATTACAAATATGGATAGACATACTCACTTTATTCATGCTTATCCGGCTAAATTATTACAACAAATTCCTTATCTCTTTCTAAACAATGATATTTTTTCAAAAGAAGGTGATACTATATTAGATACCTTCTGTGGAACAGGAACTGTACCTCTTGAAGCCTCTATTGCAAATAGAAATGCTATAGGAGTAGATGTCAATCCCTTAGCTGCTTTAATTGCAAAAACAAAAACTTCTAAACAAAGTATTAAATCATTAGAAATTAAACTAGAAGAGATACAACAACTTTTTAAAGAATATCAATCTTCTAAGAAAAAGTTTTATATTCCTAATATTGCCAATATTAATCATTGGTATAATAAAGAAACTATCAGAAAATTATCTAAAATAAAATATATTATAGATAATATTGAAGAAACAGAAATCAAAGAATTTTTTCAAGTAGTATTTTCGATTTGCTGCAGAAAGTATAGCTACTCTGACCCTAGAATTTCTGTACCTGTTAAGATAAATGAAGAAAAATTTCCCGAGGGTCACTCTTTAAGAGAAGCTGCTGCAAAACATCTCGACTTTATTAAAAGAAATAAAATATATGAATACTTTGTTGAACAAGCAAAGAAGAACATTCTTAGATTAAGAAACTACCAAAACTCGACAATGCTTAATAACAGTAAAGTTTCAATTTTTAATACAGATATAAAATCTATTCATGAAGCTAAAATTCAAGCTAATACTATTCAAATGATTTTGACTTCTCCTCCTTATGTTAGTGCTCAAAAATATATTAGAGCCTCTAGTTTGAGTTTACAATGGCTAGAACTCCATGACAAAGATTTAGCATCTTTGGATAAACAATCTATAGGGAGAGAATATTTCTCACCTTCAGTATACAAACAGTTTCATGTTATAGGTTTTAATAGTATAGATAATATTTTATTGAAAATATTCAAAAAGAATAAACTACGTGCATATATTACATATATGTACTTAATAGAAATGAAACAAACCTTACAAAAATCCTTTAAACTACTTAAAACTAATGGGTATTTTGTTATGGTTATAGGAAATAATACCATTGCTGGTTATGAATTCTTAACATATAAATACTTGATAGAAATTGCAGAATCAATTGGATTTAAAACAGAACTTGTACTAATTGATGATATTAAGTCTCGGGGATTAATGACAAAAAGGAATAAAACTGCAAGTGTTATTTCAAGAGAATATATTGTTGTATTTAAAAAGAGGTTTAATAATGAACTATTTTGAAGATGAATCTGAAGAAGTAAAATACGAAAAAGAATATCATTATTTAGAATCAAAAATTAAAATCTTATCTCAAAGTTTCTTATGGAATGGTAGTGAGGTAAGTGAGAGATTACAAGATTGGCAATCAAACTTTAATGGACAAGTAAAAGATTCTAAAATAGAATTGCATAATGCAATGTTTTTACTAAGTCAATTTATGTTCTTTAATGATAAAACTATTAGAAATTTTCTTCAATCAATTTATAAAGATCTTATTGTTAAACCTATAATTGATAGTATTAGAAGAAATAATGAAAATACTATTGATTTAACTTTTATTCAAGAAAACTTGAATACAAAACTTTCTTTAATAAAATTTATTCCAATTGGAAAAATATCTGGTAGTGGTGCGATGATTTCATATCTTTTTAGACAAGCAACAGATATATCAGAAGAACAAGTTATACTAGCTTCAGATTTATATAATTCTTCTGGAAATTTAAATTTTCCAGAAATTGAACATTATATTTTAATTGATGACTTAGCAGGGAGCGGTACACAAGTTTGTGACTTTGTAACAAAACATAAGATTTTAAATCTAAAAATAGAAAACAAACATATACAAATATCATATCTACCTATATTTTCAACTAGTATAGCAATTGAAAAAATAAAAAAGTCAACTTTTCATCAAATATATGTAAATCCATTATTTGAGCTTGATGAAAGCTATCAAGTTTATTCACAAAAAAGTAGATATTTTTCAAATGTAAAAAAACATAAGTATATTGGTAGACTTATGTCAAAATATATATTTAAGAAGTATGCAAAAAATCTAAATTTTATAGAAGAAAACTCATTAGGCTATTCTAATACACAATTAATGTTAGCTTTTTCACATAATACTCCAGATAATACACTACCATTATTTTGGGAAGATTCAAAATGGAATGCTATCTTTAAAAGATATAATAAAAAATAGGTAATTATATGATTAAAAATCCCTTTGAAAATACAAAAGCATCTTATATGAGCAATGAAGAAATCCTTTCTTATTGGACAGATATTAATAATCAAACTATTATATCAACCGAACAAGAAGAAGTTGATAACACAGAATTAGAAATCCAGAATTATCACTATATAATGAATCCAAGACTATCTCTACCTATTTTCATTCTAGGTAGTAAAGGTAGTGGGAAAACTCATTTATTACGGTATTTCTCACTTGAACTTCAAGAAAAAGATGCTGAAGATAACCATATAAGTCTTTTAGAACAAATTAAAAAAGACCAATATCTAGGTATTTTATTTACTTCTAGTTCCTTTGAATTTCAAATGTTCCAAAATGATGGAGATTCTAATTCTGTGTATATTTATTATTCAAATCTAGTATTTATAGAGGTTTTTTTTGTTCACTGTAATAAACTATTTGAATGTATTAATGATAAAGAACATGAAAAAAAACTACTTGCTCAACTAGCCCCATTATTCTTTCCAAGATTTAGAGAAAATATAATTAATATTTCTAACCTTCAAAAATTTTTAGAATTCATCACAGATACTAGAATGAATCTTGAAGAAGAAATTTTAATGTCAAAGGCAAATAAAGCATATACACCAAATTACAAATTTTTATTTAATCCTGCTCCAAGTTTTTTCCAGAAAGTAATTAAATATACCTTCTCAAATACTATTGATCTGAAAGACATACATATATTATTTATGATTGATGAATTTGAAAACTTTGATGAATACCAACAAAAATACATCAATACATGTTTAAGGCATCCTGAATATCCAGATTATCTTTCTATTCGTATTTGTGGTAGATTATATTCCATTAAAACAGATGAAACTTTCGATGACAATGAACCTCTTATGGAAGGAGCCGAAAAAAAAACATCTATTTTAGATAAAGTATTATCTTCAAACAATCGGTCGGGTTTTACAAACTATGCCTCACAGCTTGCTATCAATAGAATAAGAGAAAATATAAAAACAGACCTTGAATCTAATGATTTTTTAAAATTATTTAAAGACTTAGATAGAGAAAACTATTTTTATAATATATTAAACTCATCGCAAAAAGACAATGAAGTATTTTCAAAAAAACTAATTTCTTACTTAGAACAGGAAGGTTTTGTTAAAACTCAAATTCATAACATAATAAAGAAACTTTTTATTAAAGAAAACTTATTTTTATCAAAATTGAACTTTTTATTATTGTATAAAAGCTGGTATAAATCTCCTGATTTAATTAAAAGAAGTACAGAAATTCAGAAATCCCTTCAAAATCTTTTAAATAATAAAAAAAATTTTCATCAAACACAGATAGATCATCATGGAGTTGATATGCTTTATCAAGTATATAAAGATACTAAAAATTTATACAATTATTGTGGTTTTGATTCTATAATTAATATGTCTGAAGCGAATCCTAGAAATTATTTAACTATTCTAAGTAATTTACATAGACACTGTACCTTTAAAAATATTAATATGTTTGAAGGAGATGAAATACCAATTACTTTACAAAATAAAGCTATGAGAGAAACATCTGAGTGGTTCTGGAATGATATTCATAAATATAAAAATTTAATTGATAATAAAATTTTCTTTGTTCTTGAAAGATTATGTCATTTTTTCCGTTTACATAGAATCTCAGATAAACCAGTAGAAAAAACTTTAATTTCTTTTTCTTTTGATATTAATAGTATTAACAAAGATATATTAAAAATAATTGATGATGCAGTAAAACATTCAATCTTTATTGAGCAATCTTCAGGTAAAAAAACTAAAAATGAACATTCTATTATAAAACAATATAGTATTAATGCAATGTTTTCACCTAAATGGGATTTACCTCTTCAAATAGGTGGTACCATTGAATTAAAAAAAGAAGAAATACATGCTTTATTTGATGAAGATAAAAAATCTTGGGAAAGATATAGAGATATACGATTGTCTAGATATAACTATCCATTTAAAGATAAAACTTCAAATAGTTTATTTGATACGGTAATAGGTATAGAAAAATGATTCTTAATTCTTATAATTTGTATTATCATGATACATATAAAACATTGGATGATTTTTCTTCAAATTCAAAAAATTATGATTTATTTATTTCTGGTTACACAGAAGAGACAATGGTCAGAAGTGTTTATGATAAAGTTGATTCAATAAAAAAGGTATGGTTAATTTTTCCAGATTATCATTTAACCTCTATACCTTCCGAAGAAAATTTTACAGAGACTATATCAATAGATAATACATACTTAGAATCTACATTTACAAATAACTTTTTTACAAATTATTCATTAGATAAATATATTGATAAAAAAATATGTATCGATATTACAGGTTTTATAAAACCTTATATTTTTTCATTGATACGTTTATTTAAAGAAAATAACTTTAAAAACATCGATATAATATATAGTGAACCTAAATATTATAAAGATAAAGAAAAAACTAAATTTTCATCACAGATTTTATCTGTACGTGCAATTAATTTTTTTAATTCTTCAAATCCTGATACTTCAAAAGACATGCTAATAATAAATGCGGGGTATGACATTAATTTAATTTCTTCAGTAATTGAAAGATATAGTAGTATTAAACAAAAAAAGTTACTTTTAGGTTCCCCACCATTAATGCCAGATATGCTCCAAGAAAACCTTTTAAATATTGAAAATATAAAAAATGATTTTCATAGTTTTAATCCATTATTTTCTCCTGCAAATAATCCTTTTGAAACAGCCAATGTGATTTCAACGTATATTCAAGAGTATACTCAAAAAAATAAAATAACTAACTTATATATAGCACCATTAGCTACAAAACCACAAGCTCTTGGATTACTTCTTTTTTTAATGGCAGAAAAAGTTAAATTAGAAAAAGAGCATAATATTAAAATTAAAGTTATATATCCTTTTACAGAATCATATTCATCCTCAGCAGGGAAGGAGATATCTCGAATTAATATATATAATTTAGATTTTAATATTTTAAATTTAAGTAATTAGAAATACACTTTATTTATTCTTTTATATTTTTAATTACTTTATACATTTTATTGTATTCCTTATGGATCATGGAATGGCATCCTATAACTTCTGCAACATTTAATTGGTTTACAATCTCTCCTTTTTCTTGTAAATATTTTATTGCACCAATAACTTCACTTTCACTAATAACTCTTCCTGTTTTATTTTTCATTGGAATAAGTTCATCTATCATATTCTTGTACCAAAATGAAAAGTTATTGAAACCATGAACAAATTCTCTATGTGTTAAGTTATTTTGATAAGCAAAATTTACAAAGTTTTTTGGATAGTTTTGGAAAAGAAAATAAACCATTAAAGTTAATATAAACTCTTTTTTTATTGATAAGGCTTTCTTTGAATTATACTCATTAAGTTTGATACAAATATCTTTATATTCCTCAATCATTGGAAATTCATTTAAATTCAATTTTTCTTTTCTATTGAGAAGATATCTTAGCTTTGTAAAACTATCAAATACAAATACTGAATTTATCTTTTTTTTATTGATAAAAAAATAGCCTTTATTTAATCCATTTTCAAACCAGTCAATTGCTTTTAATCCATAAAGAAAATTTGATGGTATTGGCAAAGATATTGTTTCTCTCAAATCTCTTTCACATTTAAAACAAAAACATAATTCCTTAAAATGTCTGATTTTGGATAAATTAATTTTTTCATAACATTTCCAACATCTATCAGTCAAAAATATTTTATGTTTGGGACAGGCATTATAGAAACTGTATCTCCATTTCTTTCTAAAGTAAGGAATATTATCTTCAGCTAAACACTTAGGACAATACATTAAACCATTATGAGTTCTCTTATCTACTAATTTTCTAATTTGAAAAGTTGGATATAAACTATTTTCTTCACAAGTGAATAAATATCCCTCTTCACTTCTTAAAGACATTTGCAAAATTTGTTTTAGAGATAATCCACTTTTAAAAGAGATCTGATTAATCAATTTTTCGTCATATAAAAAATCTAAATCCGTTCTAGATGTTGCACAACCTTCATGACGAATAAATAAACTAATAAAAGTAGATAAGTTTCTTTGATGTTCTATTGCCATTCTGATAAACCAAGAACTTAATAATTCTTTATCTTGAACTTTAGGTATAAATAAAAAGAAATAGTCTTGAACCCAATCTCTATTTCTTTTTTGAGTAGCCATTTTATAACTTTGGTAAGTATTCTATATCATCAACAATAATATATTCTCTTTTAGACTTTATAGCTTTAACAGCTGCTTTTTTTATTAAATTTACAGTCTTACCTATTAAACCTTCTGATTTATGAAAAAGAGCACTCATAATCTCTGGATCTTCTGCTAGATTTGAAGCTTCTTTTAAAGGTAAACATCTTTCATATGTTGCTAAAAAGGACCTATATTTTCTATCATTATTCCATCGAGGTAATTCAATTGAAGGGAATCTAGATTCTGTTTCAGCACCAATAGATAAAGCTGAATGAGCAATTCTAGTACCAGCTAAAATTATAGTCAAAGACAAACTATTACTTAGCTGTTTTAAATCATCAATAAAGGTTCTTTGTTTATTTAGATTCCCTGTTAAAGAACTATGTATTTCATCGATAAGTATCATTCTAGTACCTAACTTACACAGATAATGCTTCACTAAATTTGCTTTTATTGAAACCTTTTCAATTCTTTTGTGAGGAACACATAATTCATCTAAGATAAGACTATATAACCTACTCTCATCAGGAATTGTTGGAGCTTGGAAATATAGTATTGGAATTTCATAAGTAGTAATATTCCCTTTTTCAATTGCTTCTAATTTTACTTTATGTAAATCGTACATCCTTTTTAAAATTACTGTTTTGCCATTATTTGAATCCCCATAAATAAGTAATCCCTCATGTCTCATTTGAGGTGGGTCTAAAAATTTATCTTCTAAAATCTCTACAAGTTTTGCAGCTGAACCATATCCAATCCAATGGTCTTTTTTACAATATATAATTCTTTCTTCATCACTTTTACTTAAATATTCAAAAGCGTCAGGTGTTAAATTTCTATCATTCATAAATTAACCTATTGGGTAAATTTCATAATCACTATCATCTTCTTCATTAAATTGTTTTTCTAAATTTAATTTTGATTGAGATTTGGGAGTCACATCTAGTACTTTTGATTCATATTCCATTGTTTTTTCTTGATGTTTTTTTGTACTTTTTTATCTTCTAACAGACTTAGTTTCTTTTTTAGCATCTAAAATATATTGATTTAATCTTTCATGTGCTTCAAAAATATCATGAGGTTCAAGTTCTCTACCAGTGATAGCTTTTTTTGCTTCACTTATAGATCTTCTTAATTCTGTTAAATCCATAGCTGGTCTTCTTATATCTGCATATGGGATAATAATATATTCTTTAATATCTTCATCATAAACATAGATTTTACTAATATCTCTTGGGTCTCTTCTACACTCAACTTCATTTATCAAATCAGGTTTTAATTTTTTATATTGAGATGGAATTATATATTTTCTAAGAGTTTCTGAAAAATAAGTAATGTAATCAATAGTTATCCCATTTTTTTGAACACTTCTTTTTATTTTTGGTAATAATGACATTCTGAATTTTATAGTATCAGCAGGTACTATTGGTAAAAATGGTATTTCTTTCTCATCTCTAACTCCAAGTAAACCTTGATAAAATTTTTCTTCAGGTGTCATACCTAAAGAACTATGTACAGTTTTATGATATACATTTACTATAAAATCAATATACCACTTTTCTAATTCAGAAACTGTTACAGCTGCTTTTTTACCAGATTTATATTTACCTTTTTCAAATATATTTGAAAAAGTACTTCCTGGTAATTGATGTGTTTTTTTCATAAAAGTGCCTATAACACGTTCAACTGCACCACCAAATTCAGGACGTGCTACTGGACGATAAATATCCTCAATAGCAAATTCACTACAAAAACTATGTAAGCTTATCGACCTAAAATCTTTTCCATTGTCCATATGAATTTTACGAGGTAAACCATAAACTGGCCACTCTCCTTTTATACCATGTTGATTCAAAAAATCATCTTTTGGTAATACTGCATTTAAAAAACATTGTCCCACACTAAAATAACTAGGAGCATTTAATGAAATATAAAAACCATAAATCATTCTACTAATAGCAACAGTAATAAATGGTCTTCCTATTTCTTCTCTTGTTTCTTCATCAACTAAAATTACATCAACTTTAGTATGATCTATTTGTATAATATCTAGAGGTAGTTTTACTTCAGGAAACTTTCCAGGCATTCCTCTAGTTTCTCTTACACTAAGATTTTTTCTATGTTTTGCAATTAATTTAGGATTAATATTATTAAGCCGATTTCTGATTGCTCCTTTTTTAGAAATCTGAACATTAAATTTTTTACATTCATTAGCTATTACATTGTAAATATTTGAAAATGGTAATTGCTGGTCATCTAAATATACTTCATTAATTATTGTATTTATAATTTCTTCTGTTTCTTGAGGAAATCTAGATTTTCCTTTAGCTCCACAATTTTCTCTATTTCCAGCAAGGGAACTAACTGTGCCAAACTTTTCAAAAGTTTCAATCCATCTATAAAGAGTTGCCATACCTTTTTTAAATTTTTTAGCTCGTTTTTCTACATCTTTAGCTGTTCTATTCTTCATTTCAAGTAAAGGTTTAATTATTTCATACTTTTCTTTTGCTTTATCTAGATCTTTATCTCCATATTCTACTTGTGATTTTTCAGGTTCATTTGCATT
This genomic window contains:
- a CDS encoding Mu transposase C-terminal domain-containing protein, which gives rise to MGVIKFNINSKIFYEDNEYIIKSFPSADKVLLKQSINPYKEVIVKVNDLTKEFKNANEPEKSQVEYGDKDLDKAKEKYEIIKPLLEMKNRTAKDVEKRAKKFKKGMATLYRWIETFEKFGTVSSLAGNRENCGAKGKSRFPQETEEIINTIINEVYLDDQQLPFSNIYNVIANECKKFNVQISKKGAIRNRLNNINPKLIAKHRKNLSVRETRGMPGKFPEVKLPLDIIQIDHTKVDVILVDEETREEIGRPFITVAISRMIYGFYISLNAPSYFSVGQCFLNAVLPKDDFLNQHGIKGEWPVYGLPRKIHMDNGKDFRSISLHSFCSEFAIEDIYRPVARPEFGGAVERVIGTFMKKTHQLPGSTFSNIFEKGKYKSGKKAAVTVSELEKWYIDFIVNVYHKTVHSSLGMTPEEKFYQGLLGVRDEKEIPFLPIVPADTIKFRMSLLPKIKRSVQKNGITIDYITYFSETLRKYIIPSQYKKLKPDLINEVECRRDPRDISKIYVYDEDIKEYIIIPYADIRRPAMDLTELRRSISEAKKAITGRELEPHDIFEAHERLNQYILDAKKETKSVRR
- a CDS encoding TniB family NTP-binding protein, with amino-acid sequence MNDRNLTPDAFEYLSKSDEERIIYCKKDHWIGYGSAAKLVEILEDKFLDPPQMRHEGLLIYGDSNNGKTVILKRMYDLHKVKLEAIEKGNITTYEIPILYFQAPTIPDESRLYSLILDELCVPHKRIEKVSIKANLVKHYLCKLGTRMILIDEIHSSLTGNLNKQRTFIDDLKQLSNSLSLTIILAGTRIAHSALSIGAETESRFPSIELPRWNNDRKYRSFLATYERCLPLKEASNLAEDPEIMSALFHKSEGLIGKTVNLIKKAAVKAIKSKREYIIVDDIEYLPKL
- a CDS encoding TniQ family protein; the protein is MATQKRNRDWVQDYFFLFIPKVQDKELLSSWFIRMAIEHQRNLSTFISLFIRHEGCATSRTDLDFLYDEKLINQISFKSGLSLKQILQMSLRSEEGYLFTCEENSLYPTFQIRKLVDKRTHNGLMYCPKCLAEDNIPYFRKKWRYSFYNACPKHKIFLTDRCWKCYEKINLSKIRHFKELCFCFKCERDLRETISLPIPSNFLYGLKAIDWFENGLNKGYFFINKKKINSVFVFDSFTKLRYLLNRKEKLNLNEFPMIEEYKDICIKLNEYNSKKALSIKKEFILTLMVYFLFQNYPKNFVNFAYQNNLTHREFVHGFNNFSFWYKNMIDELIPMKNKTGRVISESEVIGAIKYLQEKGEIVNQLNVAEVIGCHSMIHKEYNKMYKVIKNIKE